One genomic region from Jilunia laotingensis encodes:
- a CDS encoding Omp28-related outer membrane protein: MKKRLLIGLAFLATVGMTNAQNLCTNLEGITCKPDAGKIISEKQPSFQMAKALMDNQPTLSTRADESAKELTLAYCDQDEPDTRFNVGAGVTRMAIGITPKMIKDFAGNKITKIRFGLYDVENTSNISVWITKDLDSNPIVKKAVANVTNGWNEVTLDTPFELDGARFYIGYDVTLNNANGAFPFGVKIFSSPANGCYIYYNNAWDDFTNQLFSGANVTLQMQCVVEGSKMPETNVDFEQVTYSSSIVGSKDIEIAGYITNHGCDVKSMELSYSIGNEAEQSVNATVAPSIRYNGQGIFTFTIPNTVDAGIYDINITINKINGETDTDMKKNTLVTGLTNMQTSFPRKTAVEEGTGNWCGWCIRGIVKMEQMKEKYPDSFVGIAAHWSAQGAADPMQVDDYYPIISQMSGFPNALFDRYYLGDPYEDMDQYFKLSQSTPCEASISLATKYTNDDKTEISVTSNVQFSLSHNSTPYRMAYVVVEDGVTGYKQTNYYNKDVLIKQAGWTQEDVDALEDALQVYVNSPSIINMTFNDVARGIYDCLGIEGSFVGEIKANEAKTHEYTIQLPDNIKNKDNVRIVALLIREATGEIVNAQQVKIGGSITSINNMEISGFSASVEVNNGMLNITANEVATAEIYSINGTQIMTASVNGSATLPVTGLKGVYIVRVNNGKDVVVRKIVL; this comes from the coding sequence ATGAAAAAAAGATTACTTATTGGCCTTGCATTTCTAGCTACGGTAGGAATGACAAATGCGCAGAATTTGTGTACAAATTTAGAAGGAATAACCTGTAAACCTGATGCTGGAAAAATCATTTCTGAGAAACAGCCTTCTTTCCAAATGGCAAAAGCTTTGATGGATAATCAACCTACTTTATCAACAAGAGCTGACGAATCGGCTAAAGAATTAACACTTGCATATTGTGACCAAGACGAACCTGATACCCGTTTTAATGTAGGAGCCGGAGTCACCCGTATGGCAATTGGTATAACCCCAAAAATGATAAAAGATTTTGCCGGAAATAAAATCACTAAAATCCGATTTGGACTATATGATGTTGAAAACACTTCAAATATAAGCGTATGGATTACAAAAGATTTGGACAGCAATCCTATTGTGAAAAAGGCAGTTGCTAATGTTACAAATGGATGGAATGAAGTTACTTTAGACACTCCTTTTGAGCTTGACGGTGCTAGATTTTATATCGGATATGATGTAACACTTAATAATGCTAACGGAGCTTTTCCTTTTGGCGTTAAAATATTCAGCAGTCCAGCAAATGGATGTTACATATATTATAATAATGCATGGGACGATTTCACAAACCAGTTATTTTCAGGTGCTAATGTCACACTTCAAATGCAATGCGTAGTTGAAGGAAGTAAAATGCCGGAAACAAATGTTGATTTCGAACAAGTCACATACAGTTCTTCCATTGTAGGATCAAAAGATATCGAGATAGCAGGATATATAACGAACCATGGTTGCGATGTAAAATCAATGGAATTATCATACTCTATTGGTAATGAAGCAGAACAATCTGTAAATGCCACGGTAGCCCCCAGCATTAGATATAATGGCCAAGGTATCTTCACCTTTACAATACCTAATACTGTCGATGCTGGCATTTATGACATTAATATTACTATCAATAAAATTAATGGCGAAACGGATACGGATATGAAGAAGAATACTCTTGTAACCGGATTAACCAATATGCAAACTTCTTTCCCACGTAAAACCGCAGTTGAAGAGGGTACAGGCAATTGGTGCGGATGGTGTATTCGTGGCATCGTGAAAATGGAGCAAATGAAAGAAAAATATCCTGATTCATTTGTCGGAATAGCTGCGCATTGGAGTGCGCAAGGAGCAGCCGACCCAATGCAGGTAGATGATTATTATCCTATAATTTCACAAATGAGTGGTTTCCCAAATGCTCTATTCGATAGATATTATTTAGGTGATCCTTATGAAGATATGGATCAATATTTCAAACTAAGTCAAAGTACCCCTTGTGAAGCATCTATATCTTTAGCCACAAAATATACAAATGATGATAAAACAGAAATTTCTGTAACTTCAAACGTTCAATTCAGCTTGTCTCATAATTCTACCCCATACAGAATGGCATATGTAGTTGTAGAAGATGGAGTAACAGGTTATAAACAAACTAATTATTATAATAAAGATGTATTAATAAAACAAGCCGGTTGGACACAAGAAGACGTTGATGCATTGGAAGACGCGCTGCAAGTGTATGTAAATAGTCCATCGATAATAAACATGACATTTAATGATGTGGCAAGAGGCATTTATGATTGCTTAGGTATCGAAGGCAGCTTTGTCGGAGAAATAAAAGCTAATGAGGCCAAAACTCATGAATACACGATTCAGTTGCCGGACAATATCAAAAATAAGGATAATGTCAGAATTGTAGCCTTATTGATCAGAGAAGCTACAGGTGAAATCGTCAATGCACAACAAGTCAAAATAGGAGGTTCGATTACGAGTATAAATAATATGGAAATAAGTGGCTTTAGTGCATCTGTTGAAGTTAATAATGGCATGTTGAATATTACAGCTAATGAAGTTGCAACTGCTGAAATTTATAGTATCAATGGTACTCAAATCATGACTGCCTCAGTCAATGGTTCAGCAACACTTCCTGTTACCGGATTGAAAGGTGTTTATATCGTAAGAGTTAATAACGGAAAAGACGTAGTAGTTAGAAAGATTGTTCTTTAA
- a CDS encoding arylsulfatase has product MKQQLTIGGAFLIAITGLQPVSAQKKKIQENKKPNVVFILADDLGFGDLSCYGQEKFETPHIDQLAQNGIRFTQCYSGTTVSAPSRSCLITGTHSGHTAIRGNQELQPEGQYPLPADSRTIFQLFKNAGYITGVFGKWGLGFVGSTGDPNKQGVDHFFGYNCQLLAHSYYPDHLWENDKRIELKDNVLEVEYGKGTYSQDLIHSKAIDFLDKQDNDVPFFLFYPTIIPHAELIVPEDSIIKKFRGKFPEKPYKGEEPGNRAFRKGGYCTQFYPHATFAAMIYRLDVYVGQIVQKLKEKGLYDNTIIIFSSDNGPHMEGGADPDFFNSNSIWRGYKRDLYEGGIRVPMIIAWPGHVSTNSETNFMCSFWDVMPTFEEVLNPKADIKKMDGISLLPLLESRKGQKEHEYLYFEFQELNGRQAVRKGDWKLVHMNIRGDKPYYELYNLASDPSERHNVLVKYPEIVKELKIIMEQAHVENPDWPLF; this is encoded by the coding sequence ATGAAACAACAACTGACCATTGGTGGTGCTTTCTTAATTGCAATTACCGGTTTACAGCCAGTCTCGGCACAAAAGAAAAAAATACAGGAAAATAAAAAACCGAACGTTGTATTCATACTCGCAGATGATCTCGGGTTTGGCGACTTGAGTTGCTATGGACAAGAGAAATTCGAAACACCCCATATCGACCAGTTGGCACAAAATGGAATACGTTTCACCCAATGTTACTCGGGAACAACTGTTAGTGCCCCTTCACGCTCTTGCCTCATTACGGGCACACACAGTGGTCATACAGCTATCAGAGGTAACCAAGAACTGCAACCGGAAGGACAATATCCTTTACCTGCCGATTCCCGCACTATTTTCCAGCTATTCAAAAATGCAGGATATATTACCGGAGTATTCGGAAAATGGGGACTTGGTTTTGTTGGTTCAACAGGAGATCCCAACAAACAGGGAGTAGATCATTTCTTTGGATATAATTGCCAATTATTGGCACATAGTTATTATCCGGATCATTTATGGGAAAATGACAAACGTATCGAATTAAAAGACAATGTATTGGAAGTGGAATACGGAAAGGGAACTTACTCACAAGACCTCATCCATTCAAAAGCAATAGATTTTCTCGACAAACAAGATAACGACGTACCCTTTTTTCTATTTTATCCGACAATCATTCCTCATGCTGAACTTATCGTACCGGAAGACAGTATCATTAAAAAATTCCGTGGAAAATTCCCCGAAAAACCATATAAAGGGGAAGAGCCCGGAAATCGCGCTTTCCGAAAAGGTGGTTATTGCACTCAATTTTATCCACATGCTACTTTTGCTGCAATGATTTACCGTCTGGACGTTTATGTAGGGCAAATTGTTCAGAAACTAAAAGAAAAAGGACTTTATGATAATACAATTATAATTTTCAGCAGCGACAATGGCCCTCACATGGAAGGGGGAGCCGATCCGGACTTTTTCAATAGTAACAGCATCTGGCGAGGATATAAACGCGACTTATACGAAGGCGGAATAAGAGTACCCATGATTATTGCATGGCCGGGACATGTCTCAACAAATTCCGAAACTAATTTCATGTGTTCTTTTTGGGATGTAATGCCCACGTTTGAAGAGGTACTTAATCCCAAGGCCGATATAAAAAAGATGGATGGAATCAGCCTACTCCCTCTTCTTGAAAGTCGGAAAGGACAAAAAGAGCATGAATATCTGTATTTTGAATTTCAAGAATTAAATGGTCGGCAAGCGGTAAGAAAAGGAGACTGGAAACTGGTTCATATGAATATACGTGGAGATAAACCTTATTATGAATTATACAATCTGGCATCGGATCCTTCGGAACGGCATAATGTACTCGTAAAATATCCTGAAATAGTAAAAGAGTTGAAAATCATCATGGAACAAGCTCATGTCGAAAACCCCGACTGGCCCTTATTTTAA
- the fsa gene encoding fructose-6-phosphate aldolase → MKFFIDTANLEQIREAYALGVLDGVTTNPSLMAKEGIKGTENQRKHYVEICNIVNGDVSAEVIATDYEGMIREGEELAALNPHIVVKVPCIADGIKAIKYFTEKGIRTNCTLVFSTGQALMAAKAGATYVSPFVGRLDDICENGVEVVADIVNFYRYYNYKTQVLAASIRNTKHIMECVKAGADVATCPLSAIKGLLNHPLTDAGLKKFLEDYKKVNG, encoded by the coding sequence ATGAAATTTTTTATCGATACAGCCAATTTGGAACAAATACGCGAGGCATACGCACTGGGCGTACTTGACGGAGTAACCACAAACCCTTCCCTCATGGCAAAAGAAGGAATCAAAGGGACTGAAAATCAACGGAAACATTACGTAGAAATCTGCAATATTGTCAATGGCGATGTCAGTGCAGAAGTAATAGCTACCGATTATGAGGGCATGATCCGTGAAGGCGAAGAACTGGCTGCCCTAAACCCACATATTGTCGTGAAAGTACCATGTATTGCCGACGGCATCAAAGCAATCAAATATTTCACTGAAAAAGGAATAAGAACCAATTGCACGCTGGTATTTTCCACAGGACAAGCCTTAATGGCCGCCAAAGCAGGTGCAACTTATGTCTCCCCCTTTGTAGGTCGTCTGGATGACATTTGTGAAAACGGAGTGGAAGTGGTAGCCGACATTGTGAATTTCTATAGATATTATAATTACAAGACCCAAGTACTGGCTGCATCTATCCGAAACACCAAGCACATCATGGAATGTGTAAAAGCTGGTGCTGATGTCGCAACTTGTCCATTAAGTGCAATCAAAGGTTTACTCAATCATCCCCTTACAGATGCCGGTCTGAAAAAATTCCTAGAAGACTATAAGAAAGTAAACGGATAG
- a CDS encoding T9SS type A sorting domain-containing protein, with protein MAQDYAPANWKFSKMEKGSAEGIFIREMASSKWNCSAPFRLGDNLDGSVGLACAVGGDVAGPASDKYEGMTDDDKAVFEEFYKACQIVDGGVLGNIFCYQGNTSTGTDSRAVKNTKSMPNSTLFWLSNTDIPLGNNYRLSVSFRVIADAAEKMKLTLATSSYDGIDQGTGLANDGYREFELPFYTEFNDYWSTAKMDITIKDNTDPNYKELPLVMKMWLGNGIESGIVLFRDFKLEKIDAIDNEYVPGKIVDEDWDDTPTGISYTEKDNQAVVWAKDGQITVVDAASPVSVYSISGQLVAFKAPMSNVTTIPVSEKGVYVVKVGNSCRKVVL; from the coding sequence ATGGCTCAAGATTATGCACCTGCTAACTGGAAGTTTAGTAAAATGGAAAAAGGCAGTGCAGAAGGTATCTTTATTCGTGAAATGGCATCTTCAAAATGGAACTGTAGCGCACCTTTCCGTTTAGGGGATAATTTGGATGGATCAGTTGGTCTGGCTTGTGCCGTAGGTGGCGATGTTGCAGGGCCGGCCTCTGATAAGTATGAAGGTATGACGGATGATGATAAAGCTGTTTTCGAAGAATTCTACAAGGCATGTCAGATTGTTGACGGTGGAGTTTTGGGGAATATATTCTGCTATCAGGGAAATACTTCTACTGGTACTGATTCAAGAGCAGTAAAAAATACCAAATCGATGCCTAACTCTACACTGTTTTGGTTGTCAAACACTGATATTCCGTTAGGAAACAATTATCGTCTTTCTGTAAGTTTCCGCGTGATAGCTGATGCTGCTGAGAAAATGAAGTTGACTTTGGCTACTTCTTCTTATGATGGTATTGATCAAGGTACTGGATTAGCTAATGACGGTTATCGTGAATTTGAATTGCCTTTCTATACTGAATTTAATGATTATTGGTCTACTGCGAAAATGGATATCACAATTAAAGATAATACAGATCCTAACTATAAGGAGTTGCCACTTGTGATGAAAATGTGGTTAGGTAATGGTATTGAATCTGGTATTGTTTTATTCCGTGATTTCAAATTGGAGAAAATAGATGCTATTGATAATGAATATGTTCCTGGAAAAATTGTAGATGAAGATTGGGATGATACTCCAACAGGAATTAGCTATACAGAGAAAGACAATCAGGCTGTTGTATGGGCTAAAGATGGTCAAATCACAGTGGTTGATGCTGCATCTCCTGTTTCAGTATATTCTATTTCAGGACAATTGGTGGCATTTAAAGCTCCTATGTCTAATGTTACTACTATCCCGGTATCCGAAAAGGGAGTTTACGTTGTTAAGGTTGGTAACAGTTGCCGTAAAGTAGTCTTATAA
- a CDS encoding response regulator, translating to MKKSIIFLICLIINLFLTENPAHAGHYIFKQISVEDGLSSMVHCIHAEKKGFVWIGTKNGLRRFDGHELKQYVHQSDNATSLPSDYIHKIEEDSLHNIWVFTDRGLAQYCRKEDNFHIPHNSEGKHIKAFSSCEVKGGMLFGTCNRIYRYDYATNSFSLLQKFDPGVNFVVHSLNVWDENTLLCHSRWYGVLFINIQTGKTSPFPFDCGKEITDMMIDSKKRIWISPYNNGILCFGHEGNLIASYTTQNSGLSNNVVLCMTERDDHLWIGTDGGGIDILDPESKEITVLERIPGNNYSLPVNSIYCLYNDAYDNMWAGSIRGGLISIREASMKTYTDAMLGSDKGLSENAVISLFQEPKSDIIWVGTDGGGINKFDTRTEKFTHYPQMWGSKIASICEFDQKKLLLSLFTKGFFLFDKETGNLQPLNFADQQLNQLMFYSGKTINLYKDTPGSILLMGDRIYRYTIATRELSPAIQNESGKIAKMYGTVLPIIFNSQVTYLHDLQNIYELDHSNDKLKKLFNCKGDTTFNCISQDNNGIFWIGGKYGLSFYNPQTGQHQYVATPSSGEINSVICDQRGKVWAGTDRMLFAWLINEKKFIIFGESDGVINNEYLAKSCLMSTRGDVFLGGVKGLLHINRELPIEASEYPELQLTDIMINGESVYNNLEVNPTAITVPWGSKSINIKIMSCEKDIFRQKIFRYQISGLNDQGIESSNPELVIRSLPSGTYQILASCSTKDGGWTPKQKVLSVTILPPWYLTWWFILLSILLIAGCIIQAFLVTMRRKDNKLKWAMKEHEQKVYEDKVRFLINISHELRTPLTLIHAPLSRLLKTLSPDEPYYLPIKGIYRQSQRMKDLLNMVLNLRKMEVGETKLQIKPYPMNEWIKEVSEDFRYECEAKNILIRYELDEQITIVNFDKEKCVTILTNLLINALKHSPENSEIIIRSKLNKEQQQIRISVIDQGCGLNMVDTQKLFTRFYQGSGEQNGTGIGLSYSKILVELQGGKINAHNNENIGATFYFDLPIYTAAEEIISQPKAYLNELISNDHNDEVPVTDLFDTKSHTVLVVDDNQDLIDFLENTLKEHFKKVYTANDGIEALQKVKTYQPDIVVSDVMMPRMNGYELCKLIKENIDISHIPVILLTARDDEQSQLQGYKIGADAYLIKPFEEEMLLELIRNRLRNREKTKSLYRSAGLLPQPEESTFSQTDENFLLKLNTLINENLCESALDINFLCNKMCMSRSTLYNKLKALTDMGANDYINKIKMEKAKELIITSDLSFMTIAEQTGFTTSRYFSTIFKQYTGETPTQYKERNRTKRK from the coding sequence ATGAAAAAGTCAATCATCTTTCTTATCTGCTTGATAATTAATCTATTTTTAACAGAAAATCCGGCTCATGCAGGACACTATATTTTTAAGCAGATTTCCGTAGAAGATGGACTTTCGTCTATGGTACACTGCATTCATGCTGAAAAAAAAGGATTCGTCTGGATCGGTACTAAAAACGGATTGAGACGTTTTGACGGACACGAACTGAAACAATATGTCCATCAATCCGACAACGCCACATCATTACCATCGGATTATATCCACAAGATAGAGGAAGACAGCCTACATAATATCTGGGTATTCACCGACAGAGGGTTAGCTCAGTATTGCCGGAAAGAAGACAATTTCCACATTCCGCACAATAGTGAAGGAAAGCATATTAAAGCTTTTTCTTCTTGCGAAGTAAAAGGGGGGATGCTTTTCGGAACATGTAATCGCATTTATCGCTATGATTACGCAACAAACTCCTTTAGCCTGCTTCAGAAATTCGATCCGGGAGTAAATTTTGTTGTTCATTCATTGAATGTTTGGGACGAAAATACTTTATTGTGCCATAGCCGTTGGTATGGTGTGCTTTTCATCAACATCCAAACCGGGAAGACTTCGCCTTTTCCATTCGATTGCGGTAAAGAAATTACGGATATGATGATAGATTCTAAAAAGAGAATCTGGATATCGCCCTACAATAACGGCATTCTATGTTTCGGACATGAAGGTAATCTTATTGCTTCTTACACAACACAAAATTCGGGATTAAGCAACAATGTGGTACTTTGCATGACAGAACGCGATGATCACCTCTGGATTGGTACGGACGGAGGAGGAATTGACATACTTGACCCTGAAAGCAAGGAAATAACAGTATTGGAACGGATTCCCGGCAACAATTATTCACTACCGGTTAACTCCATCTACTGTCTTTACAACGATGCTTACGATAATATGTGGGCAGGCAGTATTCGAGGTGGTCTTATCAGCATTCGCGAAGCATCCATGAAAACATATACCGATGCCATGCTCGGAAGCGATAAGGGACTGAGTGAAAATGCGGTGATCAGCCTTTTTCAAGAACCAAAATCCGATATTATATGGGTCGGAACTGATGGAGGTGGCATAAATAAGTTTGATACACGAACAGAAAAATTCACACATTACCCCCAAATGTGGGGCAGTAAAATAGCCTCCATTTGTGAGTTCGACCAGAAAAAATTGCTATTATCACTATTTACTAAAGGATTTTTCTTGTTCGACAAAGAAACGGGAAATCTGCAACCACTCAATTTTGCCGACCAACAATTGAACCAATTGATGTTTTATTCCGGTAAAACAATCAATTTATATAAAGATACTCCAGGCTCCATACTTCTGATGGGAGATCGTATTTACCGATATACTATAGCTACAAGAGAGCTTAGTCCGGCAATACAAAATGAATCAGGTAAAATTGCGAAAATGTATGGTACTGTATTACCTATCATTTTCAATTCCCAAGTCACTTATCTGCATGATCTGCAAAATATTTATGAACTTGATCATTCGAATGACAAATTAAAGAAATTATTCAATTGCAAAGGAGATACAACCTTTAATTGTATCTCACAAGACAATAACGGAATATTCTGGATCGGAGGTAAATACGGACTAAGTTTCTATAATCCTCAGACAGGGCAGCACCAATATGTAGCAACTCCCTCATCAGGAGAGATAAACTCCGTAATTTGCGACCAACGCGGCAAAGTATGGGCGGGAACAGACCGGATGTTATTCGCATGGCTTATTAATGAAAAGAAATTTATCATTTTCGGAGAATCGGACGGGGTCATTAATAATGAATATTTAGCTAAATCCTGCCTGATGTCTACGCGAGGAGATGTTTTTCTAGGAGGAGTTAAAGGATTATTACATATTAACCGCGAACTTCCCATTGAAGCATCCGAATATCCGGAATTACAACTGACAGATATTATGATCAATGGTGAGTCCGTATATAATAATCTGGAAGTTAATCCCACTGCGATTACTGTACCTTGGGGCAGCAAATCGATTAATATCAAAATTATGTCTTGTGAAAAGGATATTTTTCGCCAAAAAATATTCCGGTATCAGATAAGCGGTTTGAATGATCAGGGAATAGAATCTTCCAATCCGGAACTTGTCATACGTTCTTTACCTTCGGGAACGTACCAGATATTGGCATCTTGTAGTACTAAAGACGGAGGTTGGACTCCCAAGCAAAAAGTCTTATCTGTCACAATTCTACCACCCTGGTATTTAACATGGTGGTTTATTCTCTTAAGTATATTACTGATAGCCGGATGTATCATTCAAGCTTTCCTCGTCACCATGCGCCGTAAGGATAATAAATTGAAATGGGCAATGAAAGAACATGAGCAGAAGGTATATGAAGACAAAGTTCGTTTTCTTATCAATATCAGCCATGAACTACGTACTCCTCTCACGCTGATCCACGCACCTCTAAGCAGGTTATTAAAAACACTTTCTCCGGATGAGCCTTACTATTTGCCGATTAAAGGTATATACAGACAATCTCAAAGGATGAAAGATTTGCTCAACATGGTGCTAAATCTAAGAAAAATGGAAGTGGGAGAAACAAAACTACAAATCAAACCATATCCAATGAATGAATGGATCAAGGAAGTTTCCGAAGATTTCAGGTATGAATGTGAAGCGAAAAATATACTAATCCGTTACGAACTGGACGAACAAATAACGATAGTTAATTTCGACAAAGAAAAATGCGTGACGATCCTAACCAATCTTCTGATCAATGCACTTAAACATAGTCCGGAAAATTCAGAAATAATCATTCGCTCCAAACTCAATAAAGAACAGCAACAGATACGCATCTCCGTAATTGATCAAGGATGCGGACTGAATATGGTAGATACGCAAAAATTATTTACTCGTTTTTATCAAGGAAGCGGTGAACAAAACGGAACTGGTATCGGACTTTCATATTCGAAAATATTAGTGGAACTCCAAGGAGGAAAAATCAATGCACATAATAATGAAAACATAGGAGCGACATTCTATTTTGATCTTCCGATATATACTGCTGCCGAGGAAATTATCAGCCAGCCCAAAGCCTATTTAAACGAGTTGATTTCCAACGACCACAATGATGAAGTTCCTGTCACAGATTTGTTCGATACCAAAAGCCACACAGTATTGGTAGTAGATGACAATCAAGACCTTATCGACTTTCTTGAAAATACATTAAAAGAACATTTCAAAAAGGTATATACGGCAAATGACGGTATTGAAGCACTCCAAAAGGTAAAAACTTATCAACCGGACATAGTGGTAAGTGATGTCATGATGCCTAGAATGAATGGCTATGAATTGTGCAAACTGATAAAAGAAAATATAGATATCAGTCATATCCCGGTCATTCTTCTGACTGCACGAGATGATGAACAAAGTCAATTGCAAGGGTATAAAATAGGTGCTGACGCTTATCTTATCAAACCATTCGAAGAAGAAATGTTATTGGAACTTATCCGAAACCGCTTACGTAACCGTGAAAAGACAAAATCACTTTACCGTAGCGCAGGATTATTGCCTCAACCGGAAGAGAGTACTTTCAGCCAGACAGATGAGAACTTCTTATTAAAACTCAATACACTGATCAATGAAAACCTTTGTGAATCAGCATTGGATATTAACTTCCTTTGTAACAAAATGTGTATGAGTCGAAGCACCCTGTACAACAAATTAAAAGCTCTGACAGACATGGGTGCAAATGACTATATCAATAAAATCAAAATGGAAAAGGCAAAAGAGTTAATAATCACATCGGATTTGAGTTTCATGACCATAGCCGAACAAACAGGCTTTACTACTTCCCGCTATTTCAGTACCATATTCAAACAATACACAGGAGAAACGCCAACTCAATATAAAGAGAGGAACAGAACAAAACGGAAGTAA